In Candidatus Eisenbacteria bacterium, the genomic window GCTGAGCTTGGACATTAGATATTGTACAAGTTCAGGCGCTCGTTCATTCAGGGGGCCGTGAATCCAGAAGGCCTCAGGTGGATCATCGTTTGGGTCGTGCAGCAGGTGCTTCAATTCGCGTAGAAGCCGGTCCGGCTCGTTAACCGCGGCGGCGGCGGCATAGTGGACCCTCGGCACCGGCGCCGGTCCGCCGAGAGGCAGCGTGCCGAGTTCAATCCGCTCGACAATGCGGGGCGCAGGCAGCGTGACCGGTTTTGATACCGGCGCATCGCCGCAGGGCCCGCCGGCGCCGGCCGGAGGGCCGGGCGGGGGACCATCCGTCTTCATCATTCCTGCGGGAATGAAGGCTGCGAATGCGGGTTCGACCCGCGCGACACCAGCGAGGATCTCCCGGCAGGCGGCGATTTCATTTACCGAGGGCTCTGTCAAGCTGACACGGATCGTATCGCCGATCCCTTCCGACAGCAGCCCCCCGATGCCGACGGCGCTCTTCAGCCGCGCCGGCCAGCCGGATCCGGCCTCGGTGATGCCGAGGTGGATCGGATAGTCCATCTTCTCTGCATCCATCTGCGCGATGAGGAGGCGGTGCGCCTCAATGACGACCGAGGTGACGGAGGATTTCAGTGAGAGTACAATATTGTGAAAGTCATAATTTCTGCAGATCCGTACGAATTCCAGCGCGGACTCCACCATGCCCAGCGGAGTGTCGCCGTAACGGTTCATGATTCTGTCGGAGAGCGATCCGTGATTGGTGCCGATCCGCAGCGCGGCGCCATGCTCCTTGCATTTCAGGACGAGCGGTTTGAACCGCGCCTGTATCCGCTCGAGTTCCTCCCGGTATTGCGCGTCGGAATATTCGCGGACGGCGTTCTTCTTTCGATCGGCGTAGTTCCCGGGATTGATCCGGACCTTCTCTACCAGCTCGGCCGCCCGCAAGGCCGCATTGGGCGTGAAATGAATATCGGCGACAAGCGGCACCTGAAGGCCGCGCCGGCGCAGCTCCGCTTTGATCACAGCGAGATGGTCGGCCTCGCGGATCGAGGGGCAAGTGAGACGAACCAGGGGGCAGCCGGCCGAGACGAGGCCCTCGATCTCGCCGCATACCGCTTGGGTATCCATCGTGTCGGATGTTGTCATCGACTGGATGAGGATCGGATGAGGCCCGCCGATCGCGAGATGTCCGACGCGGACCACACGGGTCGGCCGCCGCCGGTAGGGGAGCGGCAAGCCCTTGGGCGCCTTCTGTCGTGAATCGCTGCTCATGCTGTTATCTTTGCACATGGCTCCGCACAAAGAAACGGGAGAGGCTTCCGCCTCCCCCGCTTCGCAAGAGAGCTTTTCAGCCGTCAGCCGCGGACGGCCTGGACAATCACTTCATCCAGCGCCGGGTATTTGCGGAGATGCGCTTCCCGATCCGTCTTGAAGATCGCCACCAGATTCAAGTACTCCTCCTGCCGGCCATCCTTCACATAGAGGTGCCATGGGTTCAATAGGCTCTGATCGGCTGCTTCAATCCCCGGTACATGCTTGGCGATGTCGTAGCCGAAGTCAGGATCTCTTTCCCACTCGATCGTGCCCTCGGCGATCGCTTTTACAATGGCGCTGGAATGGTGGATCTTGATCTTTCGGCTGCTCGGGTCGCCGTCGCTTCCGCCGATCCGGCCTGTATTCATCAGATAGACTTCCATCCGGCTCTGCTCGAGGATTTCAAGGAACCGGTTTCCCTGGAGACCGTGCCGGAGAGGGAAGAAGGGATTGGTTCCCGGCACGCGCAGGCTCTTGCCGGCCTCTTCGACACCGCCGGCGCTTGTGCCGCGCGTCTCACCCAGCATAAAGTAGGCGGCCGCTTGGGCTCCCTTCAGCCTGGCGACGGCGGGGATGATATTATCATTGCGGTTGAGGAGCAGCAGAAATGAGGCGTGGTCGATGGTGTTCGGATCAGCGGCCATCCCGATCTTGTCGAGATTGAAGGTCGCGCGGCCGTTCTGTGTATACGTATCGTCGAAAAAATCGACTTTGCCGTTTTCATCCTGCGACACATTCTCCAGATAGGAAGAGGCGTCGGTGACGGCCTTATAGATAACCGGCTCATGCTCCGGATCGAGGCCGTAGGTTTTGGCGAAGCAGCCGTCTTCGGATGTATAAATCCGGCCGTTCGGCATCAGAGCCACAAAATCATCCTGGACCGGCTGGGATTCGTTCTGGCGTGTGAAGGTTGTTGTTGTTTTTCCTGTACCCGACAGGCCGACGATGAGGCCGACCCGGGAGCGCCCGTCGACCGGGATAATCTTGCATCCGGCATGAAGGGCAAGGCCGCCGCGATCATAGACAATCTTATTCCACATTCGGAGGCCGCCCTTTTTCGCCTCTCCAAAATAGTCGGAATTGAGAACCCGTGTGACGCCGGCATCCAAATCGACGGTGATAATCCGGTCGTTTGGATACCCCTCCGCCTTGAGATTCGGCGTGTAAATCACCGTGAGCTCCGGCTTGAAATCGGGCTGTCCCACGGCGGGGTCATCGGTGTAATAAAGCTGCTGCTGCATCGCGGCGATGTTGGCATTTGACTTTTCAATGGAGAGACGCACCGGTGTTCGAAACCAGGGGTCGCTTCCTATGAAGCCATCCACGATGATCATATCCTGGCTCTCGATATACCGGTCTTGGAGTTCTGCGATGCGTCTGCCCTCTTCTTTGGAGATGCATTGATCGGTCGCAAGATCGGGGTTGTCGGTAACGATATAGGTACTCGCCTTGCTGCGCGCCTTGGTCTTGATCTTTGTATTGAGATTGCCGAAGGAGGTCCAGCGCGCATTAGGCATCGCCGCCACAAGCTCCTTTAACTCGGCCGGGCTGGGATTAAAAAACCGTTCGGGCTCTTCGGGGAAACGAGGTTGCGTCGCCATGACCTCTCTCCTTTTCTAAGGTTATGTCAATTCATCTTTCTAATTCACATATTCTAACATGCTAATACAGAGAAAAGCAGAACTAATTCCAAGTAAAATGTCGATTAATGATAGCAGACGGCGTAAACAAATCTTTGCTTGTGCTGGGAGTCCTTATTGTATTAGATTTTAGAAAGATGCTAGGGGTGCCCCCTTGGGGCTGAGAAAGACCCTTTGAACCTGATCCGGGTTATGCCGGCGTAGGAAAGCTGCCTTCCGAGCGCTCTCCCGCTACCAGATGACAAGCCTGGGTCCCTTGACTGGAGGATTTGTCATGCGCCCAATGTCAAAGAAGTCTCAAGAGGATGTCTCCCGCTTGATCGACGCCGCCACGCGACCGTTTCCGCAATCACACAAGATTTATATCAGCGGAAGCCGCCCCGATCTCCAGGTTCCAATGCGTGAAGTCCGGCAGACCGATACGATGACCCGGGATGGGGTCGTGAAAAATCCCAACATCACAATCTATGACACGACCGGCGCCTATACTGATCCGGGAATCGCCGTTGATCTCTTGCGCGGGCTGGCTCCCATCCGAAAGGAATGGATCAGAGAGCGCGGTGATGTCGTGGAATTGCCCGAGCTCTCGTCGGCGTATACCCGGGCGAGAGCCGCCGATCCTGAATTGTTGAAGGTCGCTTTTCCGCAAAGGGACCGGCCCCTGCGGGCCGCGAAGGGTTTGCG contains:
- the ispG gene encoding (E)-4-hydroxy-3-methylbut-2-enyl-diphosphate synthase → MSSDSRQKAPKGLPLPYRRRPTRVVRVGHLAIGGPHPILIQSMTTSDTMDTQAVCGEIEGLVSAGCPLVRLTCPSIREADHLAVIKAELRRRGLQVPLVADIHFTPNAALRAAELVEKVRINPGNYADRKKNAVREYSDAQYREELERIQARFKPLVLKCKEHGAALRIGTNHGSLSDRIMNRYGDTPLGMVESALEFVRICRNYDFHNIVLSLKSSVTSVVIEAHRLLIAQMDAEKMDYPIHLGITEAGSGWPARLKSAVGIGGLLSEGIGDTIRVSLTEPSVNEIAACREILAGVARVEPAFAAFIPAGMMKTDGPPPGPPAGAGGPCGDAPVSKPVTLPAPRIVERIELGTLPLGGPAPVPRVHYAAAAAVNEPDRLLRELKHLLHDPNDDPPEAFWIHGPLNERAPELVQYLMSKLSEAGMRQTPLIYRGFYNDAVDPQILFNLAAMVGGISLIPELNNGLDEGNRLPVETVCASIGDGCPLFWEIPDPRTAVSVCRRVLKAGLSRTALVIIRQDLRHRVWQTVGALADAGLSANVALILRLCGDPIEQALSAGPALLESGGEALLAGPASGKANEPNPISIAFGILQSVRRRLTRAEFISCPSCGRTLFNLETTTERIRRRTGHLKGVKIAVMGCIVNGPGEMADADFGYVGSGVGKIDLYRGKIRVERNLAPDEADEALVALIKADGRWVDTAD
- a CDS encoding phosphoenolpyruvate carboxykinase — translated: MATQPRFPEEPERFFNPSPAELKELVAAMPNARWTSFGNLNTKIKTKARSKASTYIVTDNPDLATDQCISKEEGRRIAELQDRYIESQDMIIVDGFIGSDPWFRTPVRLSIEKSNANIAAMQQQLYYTDDPAVGQPDFKPELTVIYTPNLKAEGYPNDRIITVDLDAGVTRVLNSDYFGEAKKGGLRMWNKIVYDRGGLALHAGCKIIPVDGRSRVGLIVGLSGTGKTTTTFTRQNESQPVQDDFVALMPNGRIYTSEDGCFAKTYGLDPEHEPVIYKAVTDASSYLENVSQDENGKVDFFDDTYTQNGRATFNLDKIGMAADPNTIDHASFLLLLNRNDNIIPAVARLKGAQAAAYFMLGETRGTSAGGVEEAGKSLRVPGTNPFFPLRHGLQGNRFLEILEQSRMEVYLMNTGRIGGSDGDPSSRKIKIHHSSAIVKAIAEGTIEWERDPDFGYDIAKHVPGIEAADQSLLNPWHLYVKDGRQEEYLNLVAIFKTDREAHLRKYPALDEVIVQAVRG